Part of the Brachyhypopomus gauderio isolate BG-103 chromosome 17, BGAUD_0.2, whole genome shotgun sequence genome, tgtgtgtgtgagtgtgtgtgtgcgcatatgtgtgtgtgtgcgcgcatgtgtgtgtgcatgtgtgtgtgagtgtgtatgtatgtgtgtgtgtgtgtgtgtgtgagagtgtgtatgtatgtgtgtgtgagtgtgtatgtatgtgtgtgtgtgtgcatgtgtgtgtgtgagtgtgtgtgagtgtgtatgtatgtgtgtgagtgtgtgtgttattaataCTTTGCTGTGAGTTGAGTTACTGGGTAGCTGGTGGTTGTGCTTTTGCAGCAGCAGGAAGCAGCCCAACCTCTATCTGTGCAAACGCTAATGGAAAATTTAGTCATACagaaaaacgtgtgtgtgtgtgtgtatgtatgtgagagatagagagagagagagagagagagagagagagacagagacagagaggcttCATGCAGCATCCTGAACCAAGGTTTTTGTTGCTGACTTGTTTCTCAGATTAACATTGTACTACATCTTAGTATTAGTAGCAAACTACATCTTAGTATTAGTAGCATGCTACATCTTAGTATAAGCAGCATACTACATATTAGTATTAGTAGCATGCTACTTCTTAGTATTAGTAGCATGCTGTACCTTAGTATCAGTAGCATACTACATCTTAGTATTAGTAGCATGCTACATCTAAGTATCAGTAGCATACTACATCTTAGCATTAGTAGTGAACTATATATTTGTATTAGTATTGTATTACATCTTAGTATTAGTAGCATGCTACATCTTAGTATCAGTAGCATACTACATCTTAGTATTAGTAGCGAACTACATCTTAGTATTAGTAGAATGCTACATCTTAGTATCAGTAGCGTACTACATCTTAGTATTAGTAGCGAACTGCATCTTAGTATTAGTAGCATGCTACATCTAAGTATCAGTAGCATACTACATCTTAGCATTAGTAGTGAACTATATATTTGTATTAGTATTGTATTACATCTTAGTATTAGTAGCATGCTACATCTTAGTATCAGTAGCATACTACATCTTAGTATTAGTAGCGAACTACATCTTAGTATTAGTAGAATGCTACATCTTAGTATCAGTAGCGTACTACATCTTAGTATTAGTAGCGAACTGCATCTTAGTATTAGTAGCATGCTACATCTTAGTATAAATAGCATACTACATCTTAGTATTAGTAGTGAACTATATCCTTGTATTAGTATCGTATTACATCTTAGTATTAGTAGCATGCTACATCTTAGTATTAGTAGCGAACTACATCTAAGTATTAATAGCATGCTACATCTTAGTATCAGTAGCATACTACATCTTAGTATTAGTAGCATGCTACATCTTAGTATCAGTAGCATACTACATCTTAGTATTAGTAGTGAACTATATCCTTGTATTAGTATCGTATTACATCTTAGTATTAGTAGCATGCTACATCTTAGTATTAGTAGCGAACTACATCTAAGTATTAATAGCATGCTACATCTTAGTATCAGTAGCATACTACATCTTAGTATTAGTAGCGAACTACATCTTAGTATTAGTAGCATGCTACATCTTAGTATCAGTAGCGTACTACATCTTAGTATTAGTAGCATGCTACATCTTAGTATAAGTAGCATACTACGTATTAGTATTAGTAGCATGCTACTTCTTAGTATTAATAGCATGCTGTACCTTAGTATCAGTAGCATACTACATCTTAATATTAGTAGCATGCTACATCTTAGTATTAGTAGCTTGCTACATCTTAGTATTAGTAGCGAATTACATCTTAGTATTAGTAGCATGCTACATCTTAGTATCAGTAGCATACTACATCATAGTATTAGTACCGAAATACATCTTAGTATTAGTAGCATGCTGCATCTTAGTATCAGTAGCATACTACATCTTAGTATTAGTAGCATGCTACATCTTAGTATCAGTAGCATACTACATCATAGTATTAGTACCGAAATACATCTTAGTATTAGTAGCATGCTGCATCTTAGTATCAGTAGCATACTacatccagggttgccaacttttcaagatcatttggagtgagatttgaacctggagggggtggcaaacgtaaattattaccgggcggggtgtaaaatggacacaaattatgtattacatcgtgatcgatcgatcgccggtggttggcgccagagcgaactagtaactcattgaatcatatatgtggatcagaggtaaataaactagattttttttcagcatgagaaatcggaagtgtggcgtgagagcgtgtgaagatggtcaaatgcgtgtgtctcacactcaatgcgtgagagttggcaaccctgtacatCTTAGTATTAGTAGCGAACTACATCTTAGTATTAGTAGTGTACTACATCTTAGTACGAGTAGCATACACAACTTAGTATTAGTAGCATGCTACATCTTAGAATTAGtgtccagtgatgtcagtaacacgttagtaacgcgttactctaatcttaccacatttttcagtaacgagtaatataacgcgttactatttccagtccagtaatcagattaaagttactcaTGAGTAGATATTGCTAATTTCCCCGCTGagggattaataaaggattatcttatcttatcttatccaagtaactgtgcattactatttttattttctttagtaaaaatatatatttttgctttcttcttggctcagttaaaTTTTTgcatctgaccgtagcgctgGACTTCGCCCGCTGCACGAACCTTTGAGAGTGCGATCGCGatcacgtcattctgtgcagtgttctctgtAACATTATGTGTTAGAGAagagaaacacccctcaaaacaggggaaggaacatttaccagACGAATTttattgttgcattgtgtttcaggtttgaaaagtgctggaattttggctaacatacttaaaaatgtttgaaattgtaatggtatttcgtttcacaacaaatagctgtctgactgaatagatCGCTTGTATTATATTTACAAAtccatttacaaataatacagcgcagctacacaaacgtgatgtcaggagatacattatataaatgtcaggagatacattatttaaatgtcaggagatacattgttactgttaaaaattcacttccaataaagtgagtattggaaaaattcattttgctgttgaatgtaactactaaagtaatcTAATGTAGTACTTTttaaatcaagtaatatgtaacgtaactaagttattttttaaaggagtaatcaataatcagattactttttcaaagtaactaagccatcactgttaGTGTCTTACTTAGTATTACTTAGTATGAGTAGGGTACTAAGAACTGAACTGTATAGTATATAAATTCAAAGAATCAAATTCAGTTTAGAAATAAATCCAAATGAATTTCCATCAGCTCACATCACTGTTTGACCTGAAAACTGtaacatatatttattttatattttacaaaTTATACAAATGTTTAACAAGCACAACAAACAAATACTGGTTTTAGTGCAGGATTTCAGCAGATGTTCAGATATTAAGTAGAACTCCCCTtcatctctctatttctctccacacacacacacacacacacacacacacacacacacacacacacacacacacacacacacttcccatcCCATCTCCTGCACAATGGAACTGATACAAAAGCACAGGAAGTGTCACTCTCTCGTAACCGTCCAATCAAAGCCATCATTATTCCCGTGCCGAACCCTCCCACAGGAAGTGCCATCCCCAGTGCTCGGCAGCTGTGCGGGCGTTGGGTTATTATGGGCTGCTTTTAGTCGcttggtgacagagagagacggaggcacGGTAACaccagggcacacacacacaccgctggcAATGCTGGGCTATTGTGCGCGCGCTGAATAGCGCTCCCCTGCTGAGCAAGCGCTCTATTCTATGGTTCCACCACGAGCAAATCTCTCATCTGCAGAATGACTGATctgattctcacacacacacatttggctTTTGCAGTCAAGGGCAACTTACAGAAGTTCCAGAGTGAGTCCTCCACAGGTGAAGATGGGTGAGGTTTCTCAGTGCGGGAGCttacactaccaccactacagtCCTGTGCCTCCATCCCACCGTAGTGTGTTATGAGGTGAACACACCCCAGTCCCAGCTGGACCTACATATACCTCGTTCTAACCTGAATGTTTAAATAATCCAacagtgacctttcaccttaaaTAATGCATGACCTTTCAGCTGCAGACACACCAGCTCTGATCCACCCCTTAGCCATCCAGTACTACCGAGATTCAGTAGTGAGGGTCAGGACATCTCTGTCCATGGGTTATTGGCCTTCCATTCAAACGTTTACTAGTCAAGCTGTTTCGCACTTGCAGTGTAAGGAGTGAGAAGAAAACACTGTCTGATCCTGGGagagctggtccatgtgtgagtcCTAAAGTTCATCCATCGTGATCTTTCATTACCCCAGAAAATGGTGCACACATTAGTACCACAGAATTGACACCAGCTTGCGCACGTCAGTCAAAACCTACTGGAAGGTTTGTTTTGCTAAACGTCttctgtggtggtgggtgtagttcTCCAGGTGTGGAGTCTCACAGAGGCGCCGTGTTGACCCAGATGGGTCCGTGCGGGAGGTCAGTGGTTCCACTCGTTCCAGACCCATAATCTTATTAAAGTCATGTCATGTGTGTGCAGAGCCTGCACTGTTGTGGCAAACTGTATCTTCAGCTCCAACATTTGTTTAGGTCACTTACACAGAATCCTTATCAGTGTTCTGCAGACGTCTGTGGGCCGATAATTAACTCAGCCTGTTGACACAGGTGAGCAGCACTTAAAACTGATTACTAGACTAGTGGagtagcacaacacacacacacacacacatcttgccTCCACTTCATCCATCAGCCCcatctctgtctcacactcctctcagtCTGTAAATTTGATTATTGGATTCTCCAAATTATACAGAGTCAAATATGAATAACACTTTGGATTGTTCTAGCATTGTTTAGTCCTTTAGAGAAACACTTTGTTAGTGAAGCTCTCACTAATTTTACCTGTGGATTATTATGACATTTTTGTGAATGTCATGTGAATTTAAAGACCAGATTAATATACATGTAAGCATCTAGCCCCCACCTAAAGccattttgtgtatgtgtttctctctctctgaatggACAAGAGCTggactctctgtctctgtcctctcttgactctgtctctgtactctctgtctgtcctctctgtctctgtctatgttctctctctgtctgtcctctctgtttctgtcctcTCTATCTCAGCTCCCGTCTCCTTTTCCCAGCTTTGTCCTGAATGACCAGTACACACTCATGAATGTTTTGCGTTTGTGGGTGAATATCAGACATTTGTGCCACTGCACTGAAAGTCTCACTGTCTACTGGACATGGCCAATAATCACGGGTTCAGTATTTCAAACCTAATTACTGAATCTAGAAGGAGGAAGTGTTCTGGTTCTAGAAGGAGGGGAGTGTTCTGGTTCTAGAAGGAGGGGAGTGTTCTGGTTCTAGAAGGGGGAAGTGTTCTGGTTctaggaggaggggagtgttctGGTTctaggaggaggggagtgttctGGTTCTAGAAGGGGGAAGTGTTCTGGTTCTAGAAGGAGGGGAGTGTTCTGGTTCTAGAAGGAGGGGAGTGTTCTGGTTCTAGAAGGAGGGGAGTGTTCTAGTTCTAGAAGGAGGGGAGTGTTCTGGTTctaggaggaggggagtgttctGGTTCTAGAAGGAGGGGAGTGTTCTGGTTCTAGAAGGGGGAAGTGTTCTAGTTctaggaggaggggagtgttctGGTTctaggaggaggggagtgttctGGTTCTAGAAGGAGGGAAGTGTTCTGGTTCTAGAAGGGGGAAGTGTTCTGGTTCTAGAAGGGGGAAGTGTTCTGGTTCTAGAAGGAGGGAAGTGTTCTGGTTTGATTGTGATTCTAAAGTCATCTAGGACCGTTTTGCTCAGTCTTTCTCTACAGAGATAATCTTGTAATTCCCATGAATTCGCACCTCCCTGACTTCTGTACTGATGTCTGCATCTGACGCGTCTTTGGGCCAAACACCACTGCAGTGTCTCAGTGCCGCACTGAATCTCCCTATGACTTATATACAGAGATCAAACTGATCTGTGCCAGGAACACCAGCTACACACATTGATTTCATTCCACTgtacaaacacactcactctgtacCTCTCATACTTCTAAAATAGACACAGACACATTTATTTATCATTACTCCCACTTTAGGCCACATCACTCTTTTTCTATctctatatatctctctctctcacacacacacacagtaagttTCAGTAGTTActgctccacccctccccctcttcctctttcccatctgtgccaacacacacacacacacacacacacacacacccaacacacctccGGTGGTTCGCTCCTGGTCTGGGACAGTGGTTGACCCAGACTGATACTGTGTTCTGTGATAGCCAACCCCGGTGCCACTGTGACTGTGGGGCTGATCTAATCACTCCACTAGCAGCTGGCACCAGCACTAAAGGCCTCAAGGctgctgggagtgtgtgtgtctcacacaccAGTGCAAGGctgctgggagtgtgtgtgtctcacacaccAGTGCAAGGGTGTGTCCAGGGTTCACACGTCTCACAGTCATACCTGCTGGCCGTCAGAGCCCGAGTTCCTAAAATCAACACTGTCATACATATTGTGTTCATGATTGCTCAGAACGTTTTATATCGAGAAAGGAACAACGTTCATGAAACTCCTTTTTCATGCACAAATACAGTGACTTAGTCAGAGAGGATCTAACATACGGAGCTAAATCAGCTAGGATTATTTAATCTGAATTACAGCGTATATTTTAGTGAACTTGAGCGGTGGTCTTAAAATGGTGGTTTTAATGTGTTCAGTCACTCCGAGTGAATTATTAAACGTTTAAAAGTGAATTATCGCTGTGAGGGCCGAGCGGTATCAGGCTGCTCTCTGTCAGGCCTGTTCGCCCTCTTGAAAAAAGCATCTTTTCCACGTCGCCCCTGTCTTCGCTTTACGGCAGATACTCGTTTCCCTACTTGAGGTTTTCTTCAGCCTGGCGTGTCCCTCGATAAGGGTGATAAATAGAGACGCTTTGTCGacgagggggaaaaaaaacgcCTTGAAAGATTTTCTTTGGGAGCGGAGCGGGGGCGGGCACGCGGGCGGGCACGCGGgcgggaggaggtggggggggctCCGTAATTATGCATGGCGATTGTTGATGGCTTGATTGTCTGCGTCCAGCTGCAGGGAGGACGGCGGGTGAGGGAGGGCGGGGACGCGCAGCCAGGCAGACACACTGACGCCAGTCGCCAAATTCTCCCATCCATTGAAAGAGAGAGGCGATTGTGTCCAGTCTGGTTCCGCCAGGGCCGAGCGCGCGGGGCACCTGATCCTCACACACACGAGCTGCACAAGCACGCGAGAAAACCTCGAGTGTGATGAACGTGCTCGTCCCCGCGCTGCTGTTATACACTCGTTCTGGTGTAACGTGTTCATGATGAAACATAACGCAACCACGgtgtaaaaaacaaacacactgatTACTTCTGCAGAGATTACActgcacgtgagctcggggcaCGAGGCGCAGGATGAGTCgtattattataaatatcaaGGGCAGGTTATCTTGAAATATTAGACTAAATATTAGCTCGTGTCACGTTTTCCAAGTAGGCTATCATACCCGGGCAAATGTGGACCAGAATTATCAGAATATTTATCCCCGAACATTTTAATAGGATAAACAATCAAACTTTCTTTTTTTAGAAACGGGAGTAATTCAGTATAGCGCATCTCTAAGTTCGTCTAACTTTGTGGTTAGACAAAATTAGCTTCGGTTTTTGCTCCAAAGCTCATTTAGTTTCCGCGAGGAAGCTGAATGTGGTGTGAGAGATGATACAGCCAAACACGACGTTTGTTTCCATCAGTGTTAAATCCCTTTGGTCATATGTGAGTCACTGCTGAGTTCGTATGTGTTACTATTGTATGAACATCCAGAGAACATGAAAGATTTAACAAATCGTTCGCATATGAACACCGCCTTGATCTTGACATGTGCAGTGAGTCACAGCGATTTATAGCTATAATTTAAGGGTAATTTCTTTGAGAACCTAATATCTATAATGACATATTTAACCTAGAAAGCGTCGAGGTGCATAACCACATCTAGTTTTATATCATGTATTTCGTTTTTCATGTTGGTTTACGTCCAAATCTGGAAACCTTAAAGTCACACGGTGCACATTGTTTACTGGACGTGAATCCAGGTGTGCGCAAATAAACCGCGCGAGAGCTTCTGTCCGCCGCGCGAGCGCCGGGGGCGGGCCGTGTCCTTGACTGGCATTTCCGATGAGCAATGGGAACGGTCCTCGCGGGGACGCGCGTCTCGCTGGGGGCGCGCGCCGGGCGGCTGAATGGATGACGTCGCGAGCCCGGCGCCAGGCTGTCTGGGGCTCGCGCGTTAGATCAACACAGCTGGAGCGGGACAGGACACACAGCTGGCCCGCGAGCGCATTCCTGCACAAACACAGGATTGTGAGAAAAAGGGAAAATAGCCACAGAAGGGACACACTTTGACGTAAACTAAAACTTCAGGGGTTAAAAAGAGAAAGGCGAAACGTCCCTCTCGTTAAGGGGGATTTATCTCTCCTAAAAGATGAGTTGAGTCGTTTTGAGCTATTTATAGACGTGATGCTTTAATGCAGTGACCTCGCGCATAGCCTCTTTTCAGTGATTCTGTAATCCAGCCGGTTTCGTATCCTTCCAATATCCCGAAAATGCATCTTAAATAAatagtgtgtgcgtgcatgtgtgtgtgtgtgtgtgtgtgtgtgtgtgtgtgcagcccgTCAGGGGAGTTCGCTCCTGACGCCAGGGTGTCTGCTGGTCATGGGAGTTACAGATTTACGCGTTGAAACCATAGcgtgggtctctctctctctctctctctctctctctctctctctctctctctctctctctctctttctctctttctctcagtctgtctgtctgtctgtgtgggtgtgagaaGAGCTGAAACTTTGGCGTTAGAGGCACTTTACTTTTGTCCTTAAATTACTAAACAGTTACATAAAACACTTACTGGAGAGCCCagaacgttgtgtgtgtgtgtgtgtgtgtgtgtgtgtgtgtgtgtgtgtgtgtgtgtgtgtgtgtgtgtgtgagagagagagagagagagagagagagaacgttcTACGTTCTTGGCTCTGCAGTGTGTATTATGTATCTGTTGAGGTCCTTCTGATCATTTTAAGTAAAGTGCCTCTATAAAGCCAAGgtttcagctgtggttgtgCTATTGTTGACCTTTTGACCTTTAGGGTTGACCTTATGCGTTGAGGTTCAGTGACCTGCAGCCTCCTCTTGAATTCAGCACTGAACCGATACCTATACAACTTAGTCAAGCTCTTCTGCCTTTCCTCCTTCTACTAGCTATTTGACAGGCAAGTGGAAACAACCAATCACAAGTTAAATCTTAGCTAGGACACGCCTCCGATTACCATAAGAGTCTTTTCATTGGTTCCGCGCGACATGagggtttgtttatttttgggaGGGGCGGCGCTACAGACGCGCACATATATATGGAGCTCGGTCCGCCTGACGACTGTAAACGGGTCTGTGAGAGGACTGGGTCGTGTGGTACTGGACCGCTGGATATCGAGGTGTTTATCGAGTACTGTGGATATCGGCTCTGCCCACATCACCGTTGGATTCCGAGTTTATTCCTGCAAATCGTCAAGGAACCAAAATGAAAGCTGTCAGTCCCGTGCGCTCCGTCAGACGGTGTTACGAGGCGGTGTGCTGCGTGTCGGAACCGAGCCTGGCCATCCCCCGGGGCGCGTGCGAGGAGCCCGTGGTGGCGCTCGCGGACATGAATCACTGTTACTCCAAACTGAAGGAGCTTGTGCCCACCATCCCCCCGAACAAGTCCGTGAGCCAGGTGGAGATCCTCCAGCACGTCATCGATTATATATTCGACCTGCAGATCGCGCTGGAGAAGGAGACGGAGTCCAGGAGCCCGGACGTGCTGGCGGCCCTGCAGGTCAGTTCGGTCCAGTTCAGCCTGATTCCTCTCACGATGTGAAGAGTTCTGGGTTTGTGATTTCTAACTCCAGTTGTGTTTTGTGCACAGAGCTCAGAGATCACACACAAGTTCTCTAAAGAAGACAGGACTCTGTGCCATTAGATGAGCAAGGTGAGTGTTTTACTTCTCGTTTGAGTTTTCAGGATAAACAATTAGTTTTGTATTTATTCTTTTATTGATGAAATGCTGCTGATCGTTGTGCTACCGTCGTCGTTACGTTTAAACGGCTGTAAATGGCGCATTGGGCTGATCTAGACCCGCTTTGATCTGACCACTGTCGAAGAAACGGCACGAATCTCCATTTGTGACAGAATGACAGACTACGGTGGCCGAAAGCTCAGATCTCACACTAATGCCCCACAAACGGCAGTTAGAAACGCCGTGAAGTTTGATGATAGTTGTTGAAAAACCAAGAGATTTTCTCCTTTCCTGAAAACCTGGCCGTGTGAAGACTGAAGGTGGTCCCAGTTCAACATCGCTCCCATCACGGCACCCATCAGTCTGGGATAATGGAAGTGTTGCCGTTGGCGCCAGCGGGTCTGCAGTCtgaatgaagtgtgtgtgtgtgtgtgcacgcgagGGGAACAGAAAGAATGCTGAGTTAACTTTTCTCTTTCCCATCTATATTGCAGGTGCAGGACAGAACCCTCTGTACGTATGGACAGGGGTGGGAGGTTGAACACACACCAGGGCTGCGTGTATTCACAGTGTGGGAGCAAACACACGCCAGTCAGTTCAACCAGGCTTTGGTCACGGATACGTCAACCCACCAAAGCCGAAGATTTCTGAAGTTCAGAGGAGCTGTTGCTATCAAGACTATTTGGTTTCCTTTCTGCCTTTGTTCTTAAAACTCCATTTTGTGATGCCACAATCAAGCATTTCTGACTGGATACGTTCCAGATTATTAAGACTAACGTTATATTCCTTACAGTTCAGTTTTGGCAGTGTCCCCTGTCTTGATAAGAACACCGCAGTGTTGTGAAACAAGCTCAGTTCAGTTGGGTTTCAGAAAGCGACTTTTCTTAATCAATGAAAACGTGTATATATATTGTTCATCAGGGTTTTTCTTTCCTGGGGTTTtcatgggtgggtgtggtcCAGTGGTTGTGTTAAGGGTGGGTGTGATCCAGGGGGTGTTTACAGATTCTAGAGAAATTATAATTTGTACTCTATACATATAGAGTGAATTGTTAAGTGTTTGTGGGGATTCTACATTTCTGCAGACTCTATCCACTGAGTTTTATAAACTCCATCattattttgcattttgtatACATTCACTTTTTTTGCATAATAAAATCACTTGATGAGAACAAAACTACAGTGTAATCTGATATTCTGTGTGTTTACATCTAGTCTCATATTCTGTTCTTTGTGTTTAAATTTTCTACTctaaaattaatttttacatcAATGGAGCAACACAAGTTCCTGTTAGAACAGCAGCTGATGGGTGAATGGTTGTGGAGACAGACCGGTCCTGGTCCTGTTCTATGGAGGAGCATAacatgggtggaggagtgtaacgtggcttgtggaggtgtgtaacatgggtggaggtgtgtaacgTGGCGGGTGGAAGTGTGTATTGTggcgggtggaggtgtgtaacgtggcgggtggaggtgtgtaacgtggcaggtggaggtgtgtaacgTGGTGGGTGAAGGTGTGTAacgtggtgggtggaggtgtaacgtggtgggtggaggtgtgtaatgTGGCAGGTGGAGGTGCCAGTGTGGATCACCCCTCCACGTAGCGcacctacacctgcactactgACCTACACCTGCACTAATGACCTACACCTGTACTACTGACCTACACCTGCACTAATGACCTACACCTGCACTATTGACCTACACCTGTACTACTGACCTACACCTGTACTACTgacctacacctgcactactgacctacacctgtactactgacctacacctgcactactgacctacacctgtactactgacctacacctgcactactgacctacacctgcactactgacctacacctgtactactgacctacacctgcactactgACCTACACCTGTACTATTgacctacacctgcactactgacctacacctgcactattgacctacacctgtactactgacctacacctgcactactgacctacacctgcactactgacctacacctgcactactgCACATGCGTGTCACACAACATGAAGGTGAGGTGGTTACTTCCCCAAAACATTTCTGATGGCCATGACAGATGACCACTCCACAAAAACCTCTCTGATGTGTGAACTGAATAACATAACGATAAAGTTCACAATGGCTATTCTGAAGGCAACTATTATGATAAGAGGGCATTAAAACGGGATTCAGGAGTAATGCATGATGGCCAACGATCAAGATGTGATCTGTGAATATAGTTCCAGCTTTTGATCTATTTGTTATGGTCATAGTTTCACATATTTCTATCATAGACAAGAatgaacagcacacacagttTATTATTACGCGATTTCCCATAATTAAACCTGTTATGGCAACACGTAGAGCAGGTAGAGGAGTCGTTATTTTAAATACTGTATTGTTAATTTATCTTATTGAAGAGTTCTAGCGCCATCTGGTGAATTCTGAAACTACTTGCAGTTCGGTGCGTTTTGTTTTTCGTATTTCGTAAGAACAGCTGCCACACTGTTTGCATTTAAttttcttgtttatttttagaCGTGAATCCTGTATTACAAACAAGCAAAATATTCTTTTAGACGATCTTTGATGTGTCACTGAAAATGCACACGCGTAGTAATTTCTTACAAAGAATAGTTTGTTAGCATTAATGTTGTGGAAACACTAAGACACATGGCTGCCTAAAATGATATCTAGACAACTTCCGGGAGGCGTTTCAACGGTGCCGCCAAAAGTACACTTGTACTAAATGCTGGACGAATAAATAATTTCACATTATGAAACAGTCATAATACAGTTATAGTGACCCGGGTTCATTAGGGTGTCTGTACTCCGCCTGTTTTAAACACTACTCTGGTTCATTTAATTAGTACAAAGAAACCTGATTCATCATCTTGTGTGAGCTGCACCTTAAagaaaaatgcaaaaataaagAATCATTCAGCAGTACAGCTATTTTATGGAGGAAAATATATTGATCCTTTAAATGAACGTAAAACGTTAGGGTACTGGAATACACGCTAAAGGTTGTAATTCCTAGTGTATCCAGTAGAG contains:
- the id3 gene encoding DNA-binding protein inhibitor ID-3; this translates as MKAVSPVRSVRRCYEAVCCVSEPSLAIPRGACEEPVVALADMNHCYSKLKELVPTIPPNKSVSQVEILQHVIDYIFDLQIALEKETESRSPDVLAALQSSEITHKFSKEDRTLCH